The Zingiber officinale cultivar Zhangliang chromosome 9A, Zo_v1.1, whole genome shotgun sequence genome window below encodes:
- the LOC122019595 gene encoding pectinesterase inhibitor 8-like: MASSFSFASLPMVLLLLLLLHGQSSSAYVEQTCSDASKSDRRVNYDFCVNRLYKSPWSTEADTWRLAQIAAELGLNTTEVGKSKMDERVPSERDAAVKALLEACSTNYDDMGTALAKADDGIRARDYGLAKGLLTQAIRMGSQCGSSFSKAGKAAPAVVAQLDSEGVNLSILCYAITNLLK, encoded by the coding sequence ATggcttcttctttctccttcgcCTCCCTCCCCATGgttctgctgctgctgcttcttCTCCACGGCCAGTCGTCCTCCGCCTACGTCGAGCAGACCTGCAGCGACGCGTCGAAGAGCGACCGGCGGGTGAACTACGACTTCTGCGTCAACCGCCTGTACAAGAGCCCTTGGTCGACGGAGGCAGACACGTGGCGGCTTGCGCAGATCGCCGCCGAGCTCGGGCTGAACACCACGGAGGTCGGGAAGAGCAAGATGGACGAGCGGGTGCCGTCCGAGCGGGACGCGGCCGTGAAGGCGCTCCTCGAGGCTTGCTCGACCAACTACGACGACATGGGGACGGCGTTGGCCAAGGCCGACGACGGCATCCGGGCGAGGGACTACGGCTTGGCGAAGGGGCTGCTGACGCAGGCCATCCGCATGGGGTCGCAGTGCGGGAGCAGCTTCTCCAAAGCCGGAAAGGCGGCGCCGGCGGTCGTCGCTCAGCTCGACAGCGAGGGCGTCAACTTGTCTATCTTGTGTTACGCCATCACCAACTTGCTGAAGTAG
- the LOC122020884 gene encoding WAT1-related protein At1g21890-like: MGFVEVITTLKLYAFMVLLQFGYSGMFVISVASIKSGMNHFVLVVYRNVIAAIVIAPFALYFERKVRPKMTLTTVIKIAALALLEPVLDQNLYYMGANLTSASFASALYNMIPAMTFIMAIILRVEKLTIKSRRSQAKIAGSVVTVIGALLMILYKGPVVEFFWSKGRSYHGASSSQSSNWLTGTLFLLASCLCWSGFYVLQSNTLESYSAELSLATLICLMGAMMSSVVTLAVEGANAKPWSIGWDMRLATAVYSGVICSGITYYVQGIVMKERGPVFVTAFNPICMIITAILGSIILAEQITLGSVIGAVIIVIGLYALIWGKSKDQASKSLDTSASLQLPVAATDSRKLESNSHHSK, from the exons ATGGGGTTTGTTGAGGTAATAACGACCTTGAAGCTTTATGCATTCATGGTGCTGCTTCAATTTGGGTACTCAGGGATGTTTGTGATCTCGGTTGCATCCATCAAGAGCGGAATGAACCACTTTGTGTTGGTGGTGTACAGGAATGTCATTGCTGCCATTGTAATTGCACCCTTCGCACTCTACTTTGAGAG GAAAGTGAGACCCAAGATGACACTCACCACAGTCATCAAAATAGCAGCACTTGCCCTTCTCGA GCCTGTGCTTGATCAAAACTTGTACTACATGGGTGCGAACTTGACCTCTGCAAGCTTTGCCTCTGCCTTGTACAACATGATCCCAGCGATGACCTTCATCATGGCCATTATTCTGAG AGTTGAGAAGCTAACCATCAAAAGCCGGCGTAGCCAAGCCAAGATCGCTGGATCAGTGGTGACTGTAATTGGAGCATTGCTTATGATACTGTACAAGGGTCCAGTAGTTGAATTTTTCTGGTCCAAAGGGAGAAGCTACCATGGCGCATCAAGCAGCCAAAGCAGCAATTGGCTCACAGGGACCTTGTTTCTTCTGGCAAGTTGCTTGTGTTGGTCAGGCTTCTACGTACTACAA TCAAATACACTAGAATCATACTCTGCAGAGCTCTCATTGGCCACCTTGATATGTCTTATGGGTGCCATGATGAGCTCAGTTGTTACTTTGGCTGTGGAAGGTGCCAACGCAAAGCCTTGGAGTATTGGCTGGGACATGCGACTTGCCACTGCTGTCTACTCG GGGGTGATCTGCTCGGGGATTACCTACTATGTGCAGGGCATAGTGATGAAGGAGAGAGGCCCAGTGTTTGTCACTGCTTTCAACCCCATATGCATGATAATTACTGCTATATTAGGATCCATCATTTTAGCGGAGCAGATAACTCTAGGGAG TGTCATTGGTGCAGTAATCATAGTGATTGGCCTCTATGCTCTCATCTGGGGCAAGAGCAAAGACCAAGCTAGTAAATCTTTAGATACAAGTGCAAGTCTTCAGCTTCCAGTTGCTGCAACAGATTCCAGGAAGCTTGAATCAAACAGTCACCATAGTAAATAG